The following proteins are co-located in the Manihot esculenta cultivar AM560-2 chromosome 9, M.esculenta_v8, whole genome shotgun sequence genome:
- the LOC110622853 gene encoding syntaxin-related protein KNOLLE, whose product MNDLMTKSFTSYVDLKKEAMKDLEAGPDPDIEMANSSNTMDRNLGLFLEEAENVKKEMGSIRDILVRLQESNEEIKSQHKPEALKSLRNKINIDIVTVLKKAKAIKTQLEEMDRANAANRRLSGFKEGTPIYRTRLAVTNGLRKKLKELMMDFQGLRQKMMIEYKETVERRYFTVTGEYPDEEIIDKIISDDNGGEEFLKRAIQEHGKGKVLETVVEIQDRHDAAKEIEKSLLELHQVFLDMAVMVEAQGEQLDEIEHHVFNASHYVKDGTKELKSAKDYQRSSRKWMCIGVILLLLIILVIIIPVATSFSDS is encoded by the coding sequence ATGAATGATTTAATGACGAAATCCTTCACCAGCTATGTGGACCTGAAGAAAGAGGCCATGAAAGATCTGGAAGCAGGTCCTGACCCTGATATAGAGATGGCAAATTCATCAAATACTATGGATCGTAACCTTGGCCTATTTCTTGAAGAAGCTGAGAATGTCAAGAAAGAAATGGGATCAATTCGTGACATTCTAGTCCGTCTGCAAGAATCCAATGAAGAAATCAAATCTCAGCACAAACCAGAGGCCTTAAAATCACTGCGCAACAAGATTAACATAGACATTGTCACCGTGCTCAAAAAGGCTAAAGCCATCAAAACTCAGCTCGAAGAAATGGACCGTGCCAATGCAGCTAACAGGCGACTCTCTGGGTTTAAAGAAGGAACCCCAATTTACAGAACTAGACTTGCAGTTACCAATGGTTTACGCAAGAAATTAAAGGAGCTTATGATGGACTTTCAAGGGTTAAGGCAGAAAATGATGATTGAGTATAAAGAAACTGTTGAGAGGAGATATTTTACAGTGACTGGTGAGTACCCAGATGAGGAAATCATTGACAAGATCATCTCTGATGACAATGGAGGAGAAGAGTTTCTGAAACGTGCAATACAGGAACATGGAAAAGGGAAGGTATTAGAGACAGTAGTGGAGATACAAGACAGGCATGATGCAGCAAAAGAGATTGAGAAGAGCTTGTTGGAGCTGCATCAGGTGTTCTTAGACATGGCAGTAATGGTGGAGGCACAAGGGGAGCAGTTGGATGAAATTGAGCATCATGTATTTAATGCTAGCCACTATGTGAAGGATGGAACCAAGGAGCTCAAGAGTGCTAAAGATTACCAGAGGAGCAGCAGGAAGTGGATGTGCATTGGTGTGATACTTTTGTTGTTGATTATTCTTGTGATTATTATTCCGGTTGCTACTAGCTTCAGTGACTCTTGA
- the LOC110623072 gene encoding aquaporin SIP1-1, translating into MGAIKSAINDVLLTFMWVFCSSMFGLFTSLIATALGVQHQFWVSLFITTFIVFVFVFLFGLIANLLGGASFNPTGTAAFYAAGFGEDNLFSMALRFPAQAAGAVGGALAILEVIPPQYKHMLGGPTLKVDLHTGAIAEGVLTFLITFAVLVIILRGPRNSLVQHWLLAVVTVTLVVLGAKYTGPSMNPANAFGWAYINKWHDTWEQFYVYWICPFIGAILAAWMFRLVFPPPAPKQKKA; encoded by the exons ATGGGTGCGATAAAGTCGGCGATTAATGATGTTTTGCTCACATTCATGTGGGTCTTTTGCTCGTCAATGTTCGGCTTGTTTACTAGCCTCATAGCTACCGCGCTCGGCGTTCAGCACCAGTTTTGGGTTTCTTTGTTTATTACTACCTTTATTGTTTTTGTATTTGTTTTCTTGTTTGGTTTGATCGCTAATTTATTGGGTGGAGCCAGTTTTAATCCCACTGGTACTGCTGCTTTTTATGCTGCTGGGTTTGGTGAGGATAATCTCTTCTCTATGGCTCTCAGATTCCCTGCTCAG GCAGCAGGTGCTGTGGGTGGTGCACTGGCGATCTTGGAGGTGATCCCACCACAGTATAAGCACATGCTTGGAGGCCCTACCTTGAAAGTTGACTTGCATACCGGAGCCATTGCTGAGGGGGTTTTGACATTTTTAATTACCTTTGCTGTTCTTGTAATTATCCTTAGGGGTCCTCGTAACTCACTGGTGCAGCATTGGTTGCTTGCCGTTGTAACTGTAACTTTGGTTGTCTTAGGTGCCAAATACACTGGGCCTTCCATGAATCCTGCTAAT GCATTTGGGTGGGCATATATAAACAAGTGGCACGACACATGGGAACAGTTCTATGTTTATTGGATTTGTCCCTTCATAGGAGCAATATTGGCTGCATGGATGTTCCGCCTCGTCTTCCCTCCACCTGCACCAAAACAGAAGAAAGCCTGA